From Toxorhynchites rutilus septentrionalis strain SRP chromosome 2, ASM2978413v1, whole genome shotgun sequence, a single genomic window includes:
- the LOC129771051 gene encoding nuclear pore complex protein Nup98-Nup96-like: protein MVTGARGHHGVFCHGLCSTFNLTRNAIDEEVVKAWLEEFKTKLTDLCSVIKMFPCPTLKHRLCQNAITQLLDIRYALMQNALEKLLLPQEYVLEKLRLSAFLDEDPRKQR, encoded by the exons ATGGTCACAGGCGCACGAGGTCATCATGGAGTGTTTTGCCATGGATTGTGTTCAACG TTCAACCTGACCCGGAACGCGATCGACGAAGAGGTGGTTAAAGCTTGGCTCGAGGAATTCAAGACGAAACTGACCGATCTGTGCTCGGTGATCAAGATGTTTCCCTGCCCGACGCTGAAGCATCGACTCTGTCAGAACGCAATCACCCAGCTATTGGACATCCGCTATGCGTTGATGCAAAATGCGCTCGAGAAGCTGCTTCTGCCCCAGGAATACGTCCTCGAGAAATTGCGGCTGAGCGCGTTTCTGGACGAGGATCCGCGGAAGCAGCGATGA